A window from Arcobacter sp. CECT 8983 encodes these proteins:
- the lptE gene encoding LPS assembly lipoprotein LptE, whose translation MKNSLLVLLIVFVFTACGYKPSSHYAKRELKGSIYVNLIINLEDPRNAVIIKDAMHELIVHRLDSKLVFDKSLADTILDVKLNSVGMQELQDDEDGYNNLYRAVVSIHIGYEKDGIKKSFSVSGDYEFSINSGATITDSKRFEAIRNAANKALEEVISKLAVQSFEKKK comes from the coding sequence ATGAAAAATAGTCTATTAGTATTATTAATAGTTTTTGTATTCACTGCTTGTGGTTATAAACCTTCAAGTCATTATGCAAAAAGGGAATTAAAAGGTTCTATTTATGTTAATTTAATTATTAACTTAGAAGACCCAAGAAATGCAGTAATTATCAAAGATGCAATGCATGAACTAATAGTACATAGACTAGATTCAAAGCTTGTATTTGATAAAAGCTTAGCAGATACAATTTTAGATGTTAAACTAAACTCAGTAGGAATGCAAGAATTACAAGATGATGAAGATGGTTATAACAATCTTTATAGAGCAGTTGTAAGTATTCATATTGGATATGAAAAAGATGGAATAAAAAAATCTTTTTCAGTTAGTGGAGATTATGAGTTCTCTATTAATAGTGGTGCAACCATTACAGATTCAAAAAGATTTGAAGCTATTAGAAATGCAGCGAATAAAGCTTTAGAAGAAGTTATTTCTAAATTAGCAGTACAGTCTTTTGAAAAAAAGAAGTAA
- the leuS gene encoding leucine--tRNA ligase has product MEYSPKSIETKWQNYWVENKSFEPSDDYKKDKKYILSMFPYPSGRIHMGHVRNYCLGDAIARFFRKANFNVLHPIGWDSFGMPAENAAIKHKLHPKKWTYENIDYMRDELKALGLSFSEQREFATSDELYTKWEQEFIIKMYEEGLLYRKSTTVNWCEPCHTVLANEQVEEGCCWRCDTPVQQKEMPGYYVGITKYAQELLDDLKTLEGQWPSQVLTMQENWIGRSEGLEFSLFLSKQAKYKLDNHFSSYQVFTTRPDTIYGISYSALAPEHPIVKYIVENELLPQGKINAIKAMQKVSERDRATMPKEGVSLEIDVIHPLTGESIPVWVANFVLASYGGGAVMAVPAHDQRDFEFARQYDLPIKQVIVGKDGILSNQSEAYTDEGELINSESFTGLKNNKAKKAIIYHFEQNSLGKKQINFKLRDWGVSRQRYWGAPVPFIHCDDCGLVPEKLENLPVALPEDVEITGEGNPLDTHPTWKHTSCPCCGNPAIRETDTLDTFVQSSWYFLRYATNNTKWEKEGISKKDSDYWMDVDQYIGGIEHAILHLLYARFFTKVLNDLGYTNSREPFKNLLTQGMVLKDGAKMSKSKGNVVDPDSIVEKYGADTARMFILFAAPPTKELEWNDSAVEGSFKFIKKFYERSVNVTENAIANFKNIDHSSLTKEEKEARKKLYEAVQKADDVFNKTYTFNTLIAASMEAMNALQAQNNELVWAEGYYILTNILEPIIPHACWDLAHKLFDKENFSSKIEIKEEVFTLDSIVLAVTINGKKRAEVEVAPNASKDEILSTAKEVAAKWIDGKELIKEIVVPNKLVNLVIKG; this is encoded by the coding sequence ATGGAATATAGTCCAAAGAGTATTGAAACAAAGTGGCAAAATTACTGGGTTGAAAATAAGTCTTTTGAACCAAGTGATGACTATAAAAAAGATAAAAAATATATTTTAAGTATGTTTCCATACCCAAGTGGTAGAATTCATATGGGACACGTTAGAAATTATTGTTTAGGTGATGCAATCGCAAGATTTTTTAGAAAAGCAAATTTTAATGTTTTACATCCAATTGGATGGGATAGTTTTGGTATGCCAGCAGAAAATGCAGCTATCAAACATAAGCTTCATCCTAAAAAATGGACTTATGAAAATATTGACTATATGAGAGATGAATTAAAAGCTTTAGGTCTTTCTTTCTCTGAACAAAGAGAATTCGCAACTTCTGACGAACTTTATACAAAATGGGAACAAGAGTTTATTATCAAGATGTATGAAGAAGGACTTCTTTATAGAAAATCAACAACTGTAAACTGGTGTGAACCATGTCATACTGTATTAGCAAATGAACAAGTAGAAGAGGGTTGTTGTTGGAGATGTGATACTCCTGTTCAACAAAAAGAGATGCCAGGATATTATGTTGGGATTACTAAATACGCTCAAGAGTTACTTGATGATTTAAAAACACTTGAAGGTCAATGGCCATCACAAGTTTTAACTATGCAAGAAAATTGGATAGGAAGAAGTGAAGGGTTAGAGTTTAGTCTTTTCTTATCAAAACAAGCAAAATATAAATTAGACAATCACTTCTCTTCTTATCAAGTATTTACAACAAGACCAGATACAATTTATGGGATTTCTTATTCTGCTTTAGCACCAGAGCATCCAATTGTAAAATATATCGTTGAAAATGAATTACTTCCTCAAGGAAAAATCAACGCTATTAAAGCTATGCAAAAAGTTAGTGAAAGAGATAGAGCAACTATGCCTAAAGAAGGTGTTTCATTAGAGATTGATGTTATTCATCCTCTTACTGGTGAGTCTATTCCTGTATGGGTTGCTAACTTTGTACTTGCTTCTTATGGTGGTGGGGCAGTTATGGCAGTTCCAGCACATGACCAAAGAGACTTTGAATTTGCAAGACAATATGATTTACCAATCAAACAAGTAATTGTTGGAAAAGATGGAATTTTATCTAATCAAAGTGAAGCATACACTGATGAAGGTGAATTAATCAATTCTGAAAGCTTTACAGGACTTAAAAACAATAAAGCAAAAAAAGCGATTATTTATCATTTTGAGCAAAACTCTCTTGGTAAAAAACAAATCAATTTTAAATTAAGAGATTGGGGAGTTTCAAGACAAAGATATTGGGGAGCGCCTGTTCCATTTATTCATTGTGATGATTGTGGATTAGTTCCTGAAAAATTAGAAAACCTTCCTGTGGCACTTCCAGAAGATGTTGAGATTACAGGTGAGGGTAACCCACTTGATACACATCCTACTTGGAAGCATACATCTTGTCCTTGTTGTGGTAACCCTGCAATTAGAGAAACAGATACTTTAGATACTTTTGTTCAATCTTCTTGGTATTTTTTAAGATATGCAACAAACAATACAAAATGGGAAAAAGAAGGAATCTCTAAAAAAGATAGTGATTACTGGATGGATGTTGACCAATATATTGGTGGTATTGAGCATGCTATTTTACACTTACTTTATGCAAGATTCTTTACAAAAGTATTAAATGATTTAGGATATACAAATTCAAGGGAACCATTTAAAAACCTACTTACTCAAGGTATGGTACTTAAAGATGGTGCTAAAATGTCTAAATCAAAAGGAAATGTAGTTGACCCTGATTCTATTGTAGAAAAATATGGAGCAGATACAGCTAGAATGTTTATATTATTTGCTGCACCTCCGACAAAAGAGTTAGAGTGGAATGATTCAGCAGTTGAAGGTTCATTTAAATTTATTAAAAAATTCTATGAAAGATCAGTAAATGTTACTGAAAATGCAATTGCAAATTTTAAAAATATAGACCACTCTTCTTTAACAAAAGAAGAAAAAGAAGCAAGAAAAAAACTATATGAAGCTGTACAAAAAGCTGATGATGTATTTAATAAAACATATACATTTAATACTTTAATTGCTGCATCTATGGAAGCTATGAATGCACTTCAAGCACAAAACAATGAACTTGTGTGGGCTGAAGGTTATTATATATTAACAAATATTTTAGAGCCAATCATTCCTCATGCTTGTTGGGATTTAGCCCATAAACTATTTGATAAAGAAAACTTCTCTTCAAAGATTGAAATCAAAGAAGAAGTGTTTACTTTAGATTCTATTGTTTTAGCAGTTACAATTAATGGTAAAAAAAGAGCTGAAGTAGAAGTAGCTCCTAATGCATCAAAAGATGAGATTTTATCTACTGCTAAAGAAGTTGCAGCTAAATGGATTGATGGTAAAGAGTTAATCAAAGAGATTGTTGTACCAAATAAATTAGTTAACTTAGTTATTAAGGGATAA
- a CDS encoding DUF6394 family protein, translating to MDWGKVTYIFFSLMSLTTTAGFIYEPNAVALFLAAGVNVISTILKIGVKNLLAAELLASSLVADLHLIPAFMVLTFMGDESMAIALAIGAIVANIFSIALALIESAKSQDKEDY from the coding sequence ATGGATTGGGGTAAAGTAACCTATATATTCTTTTCACTAATGTCATTAACAACAACAGCAGGCTTTATTTATGAGCCAAATGCCGTAGCCCTCTTTTTAGCAGCAGGTGTTAATGTTATCTCAACAATTTTAAAAATAGGTGTTAAAAACCTTTTAGCAGCGGAGTTATTAGCAAGTTCTTTAGTTGCTGATTTACACCTTATTCCAGCATTCATGGTATTAACTTTTATGGGTGATGAATCAATGGCAATAGCCTTAGCAATTGGAGCTATTGTTGCAAATATTTTCTCAATAGCCTTAGCTTTAATTGAGAGTGCAAAAAGTCAAGATAAGGAAGATTATTAA